A window of Metabacillus sp. B2-18 contains these coding sequences:
- a CDS encoding tyrosine-type recombinase/integrase, with the protein MKVQEFQIDNKKRYVLIDENNKPVVPVVKYLKYLDNIGKAENTLKAYCRHLKLYFQFLSEKEIGYQEVDLNLLSEFISWLRSPYQSTKVVHLEKTQAKRSERTVNTILTCVQGFYDYLIRIEDYEKDLSEKTKKQVTGQYRSFKPFLHHISKGKPFEKSILKIKEPRRGILTLTKTQVQTVHDACSNIRDALLIRILYEGGLRIGEALSLWIEDFDIGSTTIQVRKSKTVNGEGRKVYVSADTMNVFQDYLIDLHDVDTNFVFINLSGPNKGKPLNYRAAFDVIERIRKKTEIDVTPHMLRHTYATELHEKGVEASIIQKLLGHAQVQTTIQTYMHSSDETIRKEWQKAQDNMKGDQLK; encoded by the coding sequence ATGAAAGTTCAAGAGTTTCAAATTGATAATAAAAAACGATATGTACTCATTGATGAAAATAACAAACCTGTGGTTCCTGTTGTCAAATACCTTAAGTATCTAGACAACATAGGTAAAGCGGAAAATACGTTAAAAGCATATTGTCGTCATTTGAAGTTATACTTTCAATTTTTAAGCGAAAAAGAAATAGGATACCAAGAGGTTGACTTAAATTTATTATCGGAGTTTATATCTTGGCTAAGAAGTCCTTATCAATCTACTAAAGTAGTTCATCTTGAGAAAACTCAAGCAAAGAGATCAGAACGAACAGTGAATACTATATTAACATGTGTCCAAGGTTTCTATGATTATTTGATTAGGATTGAGGATTATGAAAAGGACCTATCCGAAAAAACAAAGAAGCAAGTTACTGGTCAGTACCGATCATTCAAACCCTTTTTACATCATATATCAAAGGGTAAACCATTTGAAAAAAGCATATTGAAAATAAAAGAACCTCGAAGGGGAATTTTAACACTCACAAAAACTCAGGTGCAAACTGTTCACGATGCGTGTAGTAACATTCGCGATGCTTTATTGATTAGGATTTTATATGAGGGTGGTCTTAGAATTGGAGAAGCCTTATCTTTATGGATTGAGGATTTTGATATTGGTTCCACTACCATTCAGGTTCGGAAATCAAAAACTGTAAATGGTGAAGGACGAAAGGTGTATGTATCTGCCGATACTATGAATGTATTTCAAGATTATCTTATTGATCTTCACGATGTAGATACAAATTTTGTTTTTATCAATTTATCAGGACCTAATAAGGGTAAACCGTTAAATTATCGAGCAGCTTTCGATGTGATTGAGCGTATAAGGAAGAAAACTGAGATTGATGTTACTCCACATATGTTAAGACACACCTATGCAACTGAACTTCATGAAAAAGGAGTAGAAGCTTCGATTATTCAGAAGTTGTTAGGTCACGCACAAGTTCAAACTACAATACAAACTTATATGCATTCTTCGGATGAAACAATTCGGAAAGAGTGGCAGAAAGCACAGGATAATATGAAGGGTGATCAATTAAAATGA
- a CDS encoding NAD(P)H-dependent oxidoreductase, translating to MCSAPGFLKGYFDKVFISGFAYNKEGEGLLRDKRVFSLFTFGALDPYLDLTNQ from the coding sequence TTGTGTTCAGCTCCCGGTTTCTTAAAAGGCTATTTTGATAAAGTCTTTATTTCAGGATTTGCATACAATAAAGAAGGGGAAGGGCTGCTGAGAGATAAACGCGTTTTCTCTCTATTTACCTTTGGTGCACTCGACCCATATCTTGATTTAACTAATCAGTAA
- a CDS encoding winged helix-turn-helix transcriptional regulator, giving the protein MKKTMKYSPDCALSKVQKVIGGKWKLILLWYISEQPRRFGEMHRSFPDMTQSMLTKQLRELENDGLLHREIYKEVPPRVEYSLTDLGQQFVPILQNMYAWGERHLEE; this is encoded by the coding sequence ATGAAGAAAACAATGAAGTATTCGCCTGATTGCGCACTATCCAAAGTACAAAAAGTGATTGGGGGAAAGTGGAAATTAATTCTCCTATGGTATATTTCCGAACAACCAAGAAGATTTGGAGAGATGCATCGAAGTTTCCCGGATATGACACAATCCATGTTAACAAAGCAACTCAGAGAGTTAGAAAATGATGGACTATTACATCGTGAAATTTATAAAGAGGTTCCACCTCGTGTAGAGTACTCTTTAACGGATCTGGGGCAGCAGTTTGTACCGATCCTTCAAAATATGTACGCTTGGGGAGAGCGCCATTTAGAAGAATAG